DNA from Flavobacterium aestivum:
CCGCTAAATATTTAATTTCTAAAGGAACATTTTGTTTAGCCAATGCTTCTTCGAAAATAGGAAAATAATACTCGGCTATCGCCATTTGATTGGCAAATGCTTTTCTTCTGTTCTTAAGAAATGATTTTATTAAATTTTCAAGACCTTGGTTGTATTCGATATTAAAAGGTGATTTAGCATCCATAGCTGCTAATCTTTCTTTTAGTAATTCAGTTGGTAATTCTTTATCGATATCCTTATCAACATTTACAGTATTGATTTCGGTTTCTATATTATTATAAATATCAAAACTGGATACCTGATTCATCCATAAACTATCCGTTTTTGTTGTTCTATCGTATTTAACAAAAGAGTTTTTGATGGAGTCTAAATAAGAAACAGGCTTTTCTGTACTTGTCATTTCACTCTTCTCAACAAGATTTTGAGAAAAGGCTGAAAAAGTTAGCAAAAGAAAAAACGATAATGTGGTATTTTTTAAAGTCATAAATATATTTTCAAAGTGCTATTATTCAAATAATTACAAATTAAGGATTACAAACTTAAGAGGTAAAATTTTAAAAAAGCTATAAATAATGTTAAAAATACAAAAAAACTCGATATTTGGCCTAATTTTTAATCATTTGTGAGTTAAATTTTTCAAAAACCTAATTTTTATCATTTGCCTATTATTCAAATATTAGGAAATTAGCTCTAAAAAAATTGCTTAAGGCTCAAAACAAAGTTCAAAAAACAGTAAGTATCGTAAATTCATTAGAAAGAAAACACCATTCAATACTGTATTTCAGCTTATTACGAATTTATACAACGCTTTTTTTTATTATTTATTTTAAATGTTCAGTAAAATAAATTGAACTGAATGATTCTAAAACCAAACTACACCATAAAAAAAACTAGCAGTAAAATAAATCACTACTAGTTTTCTTGATCGTCCAAAATAGATTTCAGGAATATTTTATAAGATGTGTCTTAGTCTAAAATAGCAGCTATTCCAGGTAATACTCTACCCTCAAGCATTTCTAACATAGCACCTCCACCAGTAGAAACGTAACTCATTTTGTCTTCAAGACCAAATTGTTTTACTGCAGCTACTGAATCTCCTCCACCTACAAGTGAAAAAGCACCATTTGCAGTTGATGCAGCGATATAATTACCTAAATCGATAGTTCCTTTAGCAAAATTTTCCATTTCAAAAACGCCTAATGGACCATTCCAAAGAATTGTTTTAGACTCCATAATCACTTTTTCGAAGTTTTCCAATGATTTTGGTCCCGCATCAAGACCTTGCCATCCTTCAGGAATTTTGTCAACATCGACTATTTGTGTATCTGCTGTATTAGAGAAGCTATTGGCAGCAACAACATCAACCGGAATATGAACCTGAACTCCTTTTTCTTTGGCTACTCTTAAAATTTCGAGTGCCAACTCTTGTTTGTCATCTTCACAAATAGAATTTCCTATTTGTCCACCTAAAGCTTTTACAAAAGTAAATGTCATTCCACCTCCAATAATCATGTGATCTACTTTGTCCAAAATATTTTCTATAACAGTAATTTTAGATGAAACTTTTGATCCTCCAAGAACAGCCGTTACTGGTTTTTCACTATTTTTCAATACCTTATTTAAGCTCTCTATTTCTTTTGCCAATAATGTTCCAAAACATTTGCTTGTTGGAAAAAATTGAGCAATTATAGTAGTTGAAGCGTGTGCTCTGTGTGCCGTTCCAAATGCATCATTTACATAGATATCTCCTAATGAAGCCAACTCTTTAGCAAAAGCAACATCTCCTGCTTCCTCTTCATTATGAAAACGCAAATTTTCTAATAATAAAACTTGACCCGGTAATAAATTTTTAGCAGCATTTTGAGCCTCTTCACCTATACAGTTAGATGCAAATTGAACTGGAACTCCTAGAATCTCAGAAGTAGTTTTCAAAATATGTCTCAATGAATATTTATCTTCAGCTCCTTTTGGTCTACCTAAGTGAGACATTAAAATTACACTCCCGCCATGAGCTAAAATAGCATCAATAGTGGGCTTTGCAGCTTCAATTCGAGTAGCATCAGTAACATTAAAGTTCTCATCAAGAGGAACGTTAAAATCTACACGGATTATTGCCTTTTTAGCATTAAAATCAAAATTATTTAAAGTCTTCATGGTTCTTTTTTTAGTTGTTTTTGAAAGAAAAGCAAAGATATAATTTTTAAACCACTATTAAATTTGAAAATTCTAAAAAAGAAGTCATTTTACTAACGAAATCGATATAAACACAAAAAGAAACTGATTACAATAAGAAATCCTATTTTACTACTTGGGGAAATGAAAAAACACAAACTTATTCTAGTAAATAGAACAAATTTGTGTTTTTGAGATTTTAAAATACTTGTGTTTAATCGTGTATTGGGCTCTCTGTACAAGGACAGTTACTAACACCTTGCAGGAATCTAAATCCTATTGTCAGAGAATGTGTTCCTGAATTATGAGGAGCCAAATTATTGTCTAGTGTCACTTGATAAGAATAACCTACTGAGATATATCCTTTTGTAAATCCCGCCATTGGACCTATACCTAGTGGCTGACCTATTTGATCATTTAAGAAACGATAAGAAGCTCCTACCCAATAGTAATCTTCGTATTTATTGAATTTTCTATACTTTATATTCA
Protein-coding regions in this window:
- a CDS encoding phosphoglycerate kinase gives rise to the protein MKTLNNFDFNAKKAIIRVDFNVPLDENFNVTDATRIEAAKPTIDAILAHGGSVILMSHLGRPKGAEDKYSLRHILKTTSEILGVPVQFASNCIGEEAQNAAKNLLPGQVLLLENLRFHNEEEAGDVAFAKELASLGDIYVNDAFGTAHRAHASTTIIAQFFPTSKCFGTLLAKEIESLNKVLKNSEKPVTAVLGGSKVSSKITVIENILDKVDHMIIGGGMTFTFVKALGGQIGNSICEDDKQELALEILRVAKEKGVQVHIPVDVVAANSFSNTADTQIVDVDKIPEGWQGLDAGPKSLENFEKVIMESKTILWNGPLGVFEMENFAKGTIDLGNYIAASTANGAFSLVGGGDSVAAVKQFGLEDKMSYVSTGGGAMLEMLEGRVLPGIAAILD